A section of the Lineus longissimus chromosome 1, tnLinLong1.2, whole genome shotgun sequence genome encodes:
- the LOC135487994 gene encoding uncharacterized protein LOC135487994: MMEPDGYFLLAVTFLLGIIFESSATNCYQCVYYSNMDEDEPLRYQEQQLLAFTSGHYDRDLFYKKQNTRSCFLGPTRAEGSKVLLSECPHKCQTYYREENTGKYVVIRSCAKQSNCFNEMFVDHEAARNSRCCAEDKCNNDGVTRATRCHRCSYNENMKINETLLLHHQKLGVKSMSGLSTTDIERLGFQGSIPNQGFCKYNPWDTEQVLCPSKTCSKLEFWRTDSAKRGRAIHTIVRDCLQGGSSCQTDVEGGSIKCCMENVCNGTGHLYFSWSILIGILTGCIMLR; this comes from the exons AATCCAGCGCAACGAATTGCTACCAATGCGTGTACTATTCCAACATGGACGAAGACGAACCTCTTCGTTACCAAGAACAGCAGCTTTTGGCGTTCACCTCGGGGCATTATGATAGAGACCTCTTCTACAAAAAGCAGAACACTAGAAGTTGCTTTCTCGGACCAACACGAGCAGAGgggtcgaaagtattgttatcgGAATGCCCGCATAAATGCCAG ACATATTATCGTGAAGAAAATACTGGAAAATACGTTGTCATTCGTTCATGTGCTAAGCAGTCAAATTGTTTCAATGAAATGTTCGTGGATCACGAAGCGGCTAGAAACAGCAGATGTTGTGCAGAGGATAAGTGCAATA ATGATGGTGTAACACGCGCCACGAGGTGCCACCGATGTTCCTATAacgaaaatatgaaaataaatgaaacattGCTCTTACATCATCAAAAGTTAGGGGTAAAATCAATGTCTGGATTATCAACCACAGACATTGAGCGACTGGGCTTCCAAGGCAGCATTCCAAATCAAGGATTTTGTAAATATAATCCATGGGACACAGAGCAGGTTTTGTGCCCCAGCAAAACATGTTCG aaattagAGTTTTGGCGAACAGACAGCGCCAAGCGAGGTCGGGCAATCCACACCATAGTCAGAGACTGTCTCCAAGGTGGGAGCTCGTGTCAAACGGACGTGGAGGGCGGATCCATCAAATGCTGCATGGAGAATGTTTGCAACGGGACTGGCCATCTTTATTTCAGCTGGTCCATTCTGATAGGAATTTTAACTGGATGTATAATGTTACGCTGA